The segment ACAAATATTTTTATTTTTCCAATTACTGACGAGCCTTTTACTCCGCCATATACCGAATAAGTTAAGATTAACAAGGAAGAGATAAATGAGCCTATCACTATGTTAGTATTGAAAAAAAATGAAACTATTGCTCCTGATGCAATTATTTGAGCAATAATGTGAATGTATATGCCGAGAGTGCTAAAAAAACTGCTGATTTTTTTAAATCTATCTCCAAAATAGTTGCCAATAAATTCTGTGACAGTTGTTATTTTATTGTCATATAGTTTATTAGTAAAAAAAAGTCCCAAAATAAAGCACGCAATTCCTGAACCGAGTGTAAAAATTACCCCGGCAATTCCGTAATAATAGGCCATTTGAACGGTTCCGATTGTGGATGCACCGCCGACAAGTGTTCCTATAATAACGCCGGCTACCCCGAAATAGCTTAGATTTCTTCCTGCCAACATAAAATCATTACTGTTGTTAGCTTTGTGTTTTGAACTAAAAACCTGAAGACTTAATATTATAGTAAATATTACAAATATAGATTTTTGTATCATTTGAATTTACTACTAATAGTTCCATATATATTTTGAAATGTGTTAAAATCTTCTTCAGAAAAAAGGCATATATAACAATATTTGATTTTATTATCATTTATTTTTTTGAAGTCAAACATTGAAGTTAATATAATATGCGCAGCCTCTTTGATTGGGTAACCAAATATTCCTGTAGATATGGCCGGGAATGCTATGGAAGATATACCGTATCTGTTGGCAAGTTTTAGTGCATTATATACGGCGTTGTAAAGCTTTTTCTCCGGTTGTTTATCTATGGAATATCTGGGGCCAACGGCATGAATTACATAATTTGCTTTTAGACTACCACCTGTAGTTATGACCGCATCTCCGACTTCACAATGACCTATTTTATTGCATTCTAATTGGATTTTTTCTCCACCTTTTTGTCTGATAGCACCAGCAACTC is part of the Deferrivibrio essentukiensis genome and harbors:
- a CDS encoding macro domain-containing protein — protein: MEIILIKGDITELDIECIVNPANSKLILGSGVAGAIRQKGGEKIQLECNKIGHCEVGDAVITTGGSLKANYVIHAVGPRYSIDKQPEKKLYNAVYNALKLANRYGISSIAFPAISTGIFGYPIKEAAHIILTSMFDFKKINDNKIKYCYICLFSEEDFNTFQNIYGTISSKFK